The Haloprofundus salinisoli region CGGTTACCACCCACCGGGGATAAATCGTCGGTAACTGGGGGGTGAAAGTGAACGAGCCGGTCGAGAGACGCACGTTACCGCGCCTAAATCGCCCGAAATCGGCGTCGAGGTTCACTTTCGATTCGGGGCGACAGTGAACTTACCCGCGCGCGGCCCTACTGGAGAGTGTAGCGGTTCTTCGACCGCACCCACCACGATGACCAGATACGGTTACGCCGCGATGAACACGACCCTCCGCGAGGAGGGCGTCAGAGCGAACCGCGGGATGCGACAGGCGACGTTCGAGGAGCGCGGCCTCCCGTACGCCGGGGAGCTGGCCGAGCGAAACTGCCGCGACCTGCGGCGAATCGTCGAGTGGAATCTCGACCACGACATCCGGTTCTACCGAATCACCTCGGACCTCCTGCCGTGGTACAGCCAGTACGACCTCGGCGACCTCCCGAACGCGGCCGCCGTCCGCGAGGAACTCGAGGCCGTCGGCGCGCTCGCCGCCGACCACGACGTCCGGTTGACTTTCCATCCGAGTCACTTCGTCAAACTGGCGAGTCCCGACGGCTCCGTCGTCGACAACGCGGTCGTCGACCTCGAAAACCACGGCGCGCTCATGGACGCCATGGGGCTATCGCGGACGCCGTACAACGCGATCAACGTCCACATCGGCGCTCACTACGGCGACAAGGAGGCGACCGGCCGACGGTTCTGCGAGAACCTCGACCGTCTCTCGGAGTCGGTCCGGAGCCGGCTGACCGTCGAGAACGACGACACCGAGTCGCTGTGGAGCGTCTCCGAACTGGTCGACGTCGTCGCCGGACGGAGCCCGACAGCCCATCGGACGTCGTCCGATGACGTCGCCGACGAGGCCGGCATTCCGGTGACGTACGACGAACTCCACCACCAGTTCACGCACCGCGGGCTGAGCCGGCGAGAAGCGGCGCGGTTGGCCGCCGACACGTGGGAGACGACGCCGATCATCCACTACAGCGAATCGCGACGACTCCACGCGGGCGACCCGACGGTCCGCCCGCAGAGCCACAGCGACTACGTCCGCGGTCCGATTCGGACCTACGGTACCGGTGCCGACGTGATGATAGAGGCGAAGATGAAAGAGCGTGCGGTGCTTCGGTATCGGGAGCGACGTACCGCGGCGAGCGGAGACGGCGATGTGTCGCGCTGAGACGCCGGCGGGACGTAGCGCTTAACCAGCGCCGTCGCCAAAGCCGGGTTATGACCGACGACGGCGACCGAGAGCATCGCTACTCCGAGGGCCAGGGGTTCGACGATGCCTACGACGACTTCACGCTCGACCCGCCGGAGTTGAAAGTCGACCCCTCGAAAGTCGACCCTGTCGACTCCCGCGTCCTCTCAGACATCCTCGACCGACGGAACGTCGACCGCGACGACGTCGATGTGACGAGTCTGATGGAAGTCGGCCTCTCCTACATGCAGATCAACCGCTTCGAGGAGGCGACCGAGACGTTCGCCCGCGCGGCGCAGTTCGCCGAGGAAGAGAGCCTCGAAGCTCAGGAGGCATGGGTGAACAAGGGCGTCGCCCACGCGGAACTCGAGGAGTTCGACGAGGCCATCGGCGCGTACCGCGAGGCGCTCCGCATCGACGAGCGCTCCGAACACGCCGCCACCGCCGAGACGAACCTCGCGTACGCGCTCTGGGAGTTCGGCGAGGTCGAAGACGCGCTCGACCACGCAGAGCGCGCCGTCGAAATCGACCCGCGGTTCCCCCAGGCGTGGTACAACCGCGGCTTCTTCCTCTCGGAGCGCGGCCTCTACGAGGACGCCATCA contains the following coding sequences:
- the uvsE gene encoding UV DNA damage repair endonuclease UvsE → MTRYGYAAMNTTLREEGVRANRGMRQATFEERGLPYAGELAERNCRDLRRIVEWNLDHDIRFYRITSDLLPWYSQYDLGDLPNAAAVREELEAVGALAADHDVRLTFHPSHFVKLASPDGSVVDNAVVDLENHGALMDAMGLSRTPYNAINVHIGAHYGDKEATGRRFCENLDRLSESVRSRLTVENDDTESLWSVSELVDVVAGRSPTAHRTSSDDVADEAGIPVTYDELHHQFTHRGLSRREAARLAADTWETTPIIHYSESRRLHAGDPTVRPQSHSDYVRGPIRTYGTGADVMIEAKMKERAVLRYRERRTAASGDGDVSR
- a CDS encoding tetratricopeptide repeat protein, translating into MTDDGDREHRYSEGQGFDDAYDDFTLDPPELKVDPSKVDPVDSRVLSDILDRRNVDRDDVDVTSLMEVGLSYMQINRFEEATETFARAAQFAEEESLEAQEAWVNKGVAHAELEEFDEAIGAYREALRIDERSEHAATAETNLAYALWEFGEVEDALDHAERAVEIDPRFPQAWYNRGFFLSERGLYEDAINAYDNALRLGMRNADILEEKAMALEEIGQLEEAEEVQAEADELREQVEQEMVEEF